One region of Polynucleobacter paneuropaeus genomic DNA includes:
- a CDS encoding BCD family MFS transporter: MNTSESTYLTWPQIARLGLVQASLGSIVVLTTSLLNRVMVVELALPAILPGALVAIHYFIQLIRPRMGFGSDQTRRATPWIRGGILVLACGGVLAAASTILLSSSVVLGIALATVAFLMIGIGVSSSGTALLVLLAKRVEPKKKAAAATCVWLMMIFGFAFTASVSGKFLTPFSFERLLIVSSTVSVIAVAVTFLAIWGMESPVLKAKQSIANVVEAQSEVTPTKANFREAFAEVWKEGRVRSFTWFVFVSMLAYSSQDLILEPFAAVAFGFTPAETTSLSGIQNGGVLLGMLALAFITSKAKSQSLTSLSNWTIGGCLASALAMLGLVLSGPIESVTFFKAAVFLLGIFNGAFSIAAIGSMMQFASIGSAQREGIRMGIWGASQAMAFGLGGIIGTGLSDIARIVLGDPASAYAFVFFLEGVLFVVAAYLSFQTRAQKQTNELSKQLVGV; the protein is encoded by the coding sequence ATGAACACTTCCGAATCCACCTATCTCACTTGGCCTCAAATTGCACGGCTTGGTTTAGTCCAAGCGTCTTTGGGATCGATTGTGGTGCTAACTACTTCACTGTTAAATCGCGTGATGGTAGTTGAGCTAGCTCTACCAGCAATCCTGCCGGGTGCATTGGTGGCGATTCATTATTTTATTCAGTTAATACGCCCACGCATGGGTTTTGGCTCTGACCAAACTCGCAGAGCCACTCCATGGATTCGGGGTGGGATATTGGTGCTGGCTTGCGGTGGAGTTTTGGCTGCGGCTTCAACAATCTTATTGAGTAGCTCAGTTGTACTGGGTATTGCGCTGGCTACAGTTGCCTTTTTAATGATTGGTATTGGCGTTAGCTCTAGCGGCACTGCGTTATTAGTTCTTTTGGCGAAACGCGTGGAGCCTAAAAAGAAGGCTGCAGCTGCTACTTGCGTTTGGTTGATGATGATTTTTGGTTTTGCATTTACGGCCAGTGTCAGTGGAAAGTTTCTGACGCCATTTTCATTTGAGCGTCTATTAATAGTGTCATCAACTGTCTCTGTGATTGCTGTGGCAGTTACATTCTTGGCAATTTGGGGAATGGAGTCTCCAGTGTTGAAGGCCAAACAGTCAATCGCTAATGTAGTTGAAGCGCAGTCAGAAGTGACGCCTACCAAAGCAAACTTTCGTGAAGCCTTTGCTGAGGTTTGGAAAGAAGGCAGGGTACGTTCTTTTACCTGGTTTGTCTTTGTATCTATGTTGGCTTATAGCTCACAGGACTTGATCTTGGAGCCTTTTGCTGCGGTCGCATTTGGCTTTACTCCTGCAGAAACAACCTCCTTGTCTGGCATACAAAATGGCGGCGTACTTCTGGGAATGCTTGCCTTAGCTTTTATTACGAGCAAAGCCAAATCTCAGTCTTTAACTTCATTAAGTAATTGGACTATTGGTGGTTGCCTGGCTTCAGCATTGGCAATGTTGGGTCTTGTTTTATCAGGCCCTATTGAAAGCGTGACTTTCTTTAAGGCGGCTGTTTTCTTGTTAGGCATTTTTAATGGCGCTTTTTCTATTGCCGCTATTGGATCAATGATGCAATTTGCCAGCATCGGTAGCGCGCAGCGTGAAGGTATTCGCATGGGTATTTGGGGGGCATCGCAAGCGATGGCCTTTGGTTTAGGTGGAATTATTGGAACTGGCTTAAGCGATATCGCTAGGATTGTTTTAGGTGATCCTGCTTCTGCGTATGCTTTTGTGTTTTTTCTGGAAGGTGTTTTATTTGTTGTGGCTGCCTACCTGTCATTTCAGACGCGTGCGCAAAAACAAACAAACGAACTATCAAAGCAATTGGTTGGCGTGTAA
- a CDS encoding geranylgeranyl diphosphate reductase, producing the protein MSTLETFDVVVVGGGPTGATAASDLAKKGRKVLLLDRMGRIKPCGGAIPPRLIKDFEIPDELLVAKANCARMIAPSDKAVDMHIEGGFVGMVDRDKFDEFLRVRAANDGAERRTGIFEKITRDQDGVSVIHYAVRGKHGSPDTTVSVRARAVIGADGAKSGVGRQAIPGAKDVEYVFAYHEIVKVPENPPAGFDGTRCDVFYQGALSPDFYGWIFPHGNTMSIGTGTADKGFSLRSAVTALKKQTGLENAEMLRHEGAPLPMKPLKKWDNGRDVVLAGDAAGVVAPASGEGIYYGMYGGRVAAEAVEELLVTGNGKVLAKARKKFMKEHGTVFLVLGIMQRFWYNNDKRRERFVKMCEDKDVQRLTFESYMNKKLVRRDPMAHIKIFFKDTAHLLGFAKV; encoded by the coding sequence ATGAGTACTTTAGAAACTTTTGATGTCGTAGTTGTTGGCGGTGGCCCTACTGGAGCTACTGCTGCAAGTGACCTTGCTAAGAAAGGTCGAAAAGTACTCTTATTGGATCGGATGGGCCGAATTAAACCTTGCGGTGGGGCTATCCCTCCACGCTTAATTAAGGATTTTGAAATCCCTGATGAGCTTTTAGTCGCCAAGGCCAATTGCGCCAGAATGATTGCGCCATCAGATAAGGCGGTAGATATGCATATTGAGGGCGGCTTTGTAGGGATGGTCGACCGCGATAAGTTTGATGAGTTTTTGCGTGTCCGTGCTGCCAATGATGGAGCCGAGAGAAGAACGGGCATATTTGAGAAAATCACTAGAGATCAAGATGGAGTCTCAGTCATTCACTATGCTGTGCGTGGTAAGCATGGCTCACCTGACACAACCGTATCGGTACGTGCTAGGGCAGTGATTGGTGCCGATGGCGCCAAATCAGGAGTCGGACGCCAGGCCATTCCAGGTGCAAAGGATGTGGAATACGTCTTCGCCTATCACGAGATCGTTAAGGTTCCTGAAAACCCGCCAGCAGGTTTTGACGGTACCCGCTGCGATGTGTTTTATCAGGGTGCTTTATCCCCCGACTTTTATGGCTGGATATTCCCGCATGGTAATACCATGAGCATTGGTACAGGAACTGCTGATAAAGGCTTTTCCTTGCGTAGCGCAGTCACCGCTCTTAAAAAGCAGACTGGTCTTGAGAATGCTGAAATGCTGCGACACGAAGGTGCGCCGCTTCCAATGAAGCCCTTAAAGAAATGGGATAACGGTAGGGATGTAGTGTTGGCTGGTGATGCTGCAGGCGTAGTAGCTCCGGCTTCGGGTGAAGGGATTTACTACGGAATGTATGGTGGTCGTGTTGCTGCTGAGGCAGTAGAAGAGCTACTCGTTACTGGTAATGGCAAGGTTTTGGCAAAAGCCCGCAAAAAATTTATGAAAGAACACGGTACCGTGTTCTTAGTTCTCGGAATCATGCAGCGTTTTTGGTACAACAACGACAAACGTCGCGAGCGCTTTGTCAAAATGTGTGAAGATAAAGATGTGCAGCGCTTAACCTTTGAATCCTATATGAATAAGAAGCTTGTACGCCGTGACCCTATGGCGCACATAAAGATTTTCTTTAAAGATACCGCCCATTTATTGGGTTTTGCAAAAGTCTAA